A stretch of DNA from Triticum dicoccoides isolate Atlit2015 ecotype Zavitan chromosome 2A, WEW_v2.0, whole genome shotgun sequence:
AGAGAACCAGCAGTGTTGGCGCTAGCTAGGTTCCCATTTGATTGGTCCTGCTTCCATGGAGTTGAGTTCGTCCGAGGGCAAGCCCGAGAGCAAACGCGGCGGCGACACCGGCAACGATTGCCCCGACTCTAATTGTTCTCTTGTTCCTTGGTGAAGGCACTGTGGCTGCCTGTTTAAGCTTTTCCAGCCCCCCAGATACCCTGCCAGCAACGGTCCTTGaccaggccttcctctgcatcagctGCTCGCATGCAACGGAGTTCTGAAACCGAACATCACATTCAAATTATTGCTAGTATGTGCAAGAGAAGTAGAGAGTATGTGGGTCTTGGATCACTAACCGGGATGCACACAGGCGAAATGAGGGTGCCACGGAGGCTATGCGTAAACGCATAACGGACATCTTTCTCATACTCTTCCCACTTCTTGAGGGCGTCGGGATCGTCGGCGAAGTGGGGGCGTAGCCTCCGCAGCAAGACGTCCAAGTCCTCCACCACCTGGGGCATACGTTTGTCCATCGTGTCGGCCCGGGACTGTCGCCATTCAAACTCCTCTCTGGGCATGCCGCACCGGGGGTCATATTTCTGCAACACCGATCGGGTTTGAGAGAGGTCAGCAGCAGCCGTGATCGAGAACGTGACCATCATGAAACAATGTAATAAGAATCGCAGTCGttgttttgagagagagag
This window harbors:
- the LOC119358982 gene encoding uncharacterized protein LOC119358982, which encodes MDKRMPQVVEDLDVLLRRLRPHFADDPDALKKWEEYEKDVRYAFTHSLRGTLISPVCIPNSVACEQLMQRKAWSRTVAGRVSGGLEKLKQAATVPSPRNKRTIRVGAIVAGVAAAFALGLALGRTQLHGSRTNQMGT